GTAAAATTGAATTATAAAATTGTAGATAGACGACAAGGGGATATTATTGCTGTATATGCCGACACCACTAAAGCAAACCAAGAGCTGGGCTGGAAAGCCGAGTATGATATTAAAGTAGCGCTTCGTTCTGCCTGGGAATGGGAGAAAAAGGTGAGAGGATTAAATTAGAATTACGCACTCAATAAACCTTTTTCCAGCGTAAACTTTATAAGCCCTACAACATTTTTAGAACCAGTCTTACTGAAAAGGCTTGCACGATGTGATTCAACCGTGCTTGCGCTTATATGTAATGTTAACGCAATTTCTGAAGTAGTCATTTCTTCTAATATAAGTTTTAGCACTTCTCTTTCTCGTCTTGTAAGTTTTGGTATGTAGTCGAATTGACTTGTTTTAGTTATCGTTGGAATTAAGGAGATTTCTTTATGGATGTAGGTTTTTCCAGATAAAGTTTCATCCAAAGCTTCAATTAGCGTGATATCATCAATATTTTTAGGTAAAAATCCTTTGGCTCCTTTTTTTAGAGCGTCCATGACAATGGCGCTTTGCGTATTACTAGAAAGCATTATAATAGTTATGTCTGAAAACTTACCGTGTAAATTTTCGCATAAATGTATACCATCCTCACCATCTAATTGAATATCTAATAGTAAAACATCAATGAAATTATCATTATTTAAATATTCGATGAGTGCTTCAGATGACTTAAATCCTTGCGTGTACTGATATTTTTCTTGACCAGTTAGTAACGCTCTTATCGCCTCTGGAATTAATGCGTGATCATCTAATACTGCTATTCTATAGATTTTTTTCATTTTTCTAATTGTAGTTCAATATATACTGATGTTCCAGAAGTTTCATTAGAGTCTATCTCTAATTTGCCTTTTAAAAGTGACAATCTGGATTTAATATTAGTTAAACCAATACCTTCCGAGGCTTTTTGATTTGAAAATCCTTTGCCATTATCTTCTACAGTGAGGGTAAGCTTGTGAGCATCCTGCTGTAATTGAATTAATGCTTGGGAGGCCTCAGAATGCTTTATAATATTATTTAATAATTCCTGAATAATTCTATATACACTTAGTTGAAACGATTGGGGTAGCGATTCAGAAAGATTGACACTTTGATATGTTGTATCTAACAAATTACTTTCGTTTATAGAATTAACAAACTCTTTAAGCGCTGTGTCTAATCCTTTTGTAATTAGGTTCTCTGGCAATAAATTATGCGAAATACGTCTCGATTCTTGAGAAGCTGTATCTAATAATTTAGTTAGCTTTTCCAGTCCTTCGGCATTTACTTCGTTTTTCTTTAGAGTGCTCGCATGCATTTTACTAACGGCTAGAATTCCTCCTAACCCGTCGTGTAGCTCTTTTGCAATTCTACTGCGTTCTTTTTCTTCTCCTGCCATTAAAGAACGAAGTGCTACATTCTCTTTTTCATTCTCTAACACTCTAATCTTTTGTTTTTGTGTTTTTTGTCGTTGTCGAAAGATTAAAAATAATGCGATGAGGAGCATTGCTAAAGCCGCTACAATAATTGCAATGATTTTATTCTGATTTTCTTTTTCAGTAATCTTTGCCTTCTGTTGAGCGATTGTTAAATCCTTTTGAGACGCCTTGTACTTTTCTAATATATTAGCGGCTTTGAGTTCAGTTTCATTTTTATTGATACTGTCCTGATACCGGGC
This Rasiella rasia DNA region includes the following protein-coding sequences:
- a CDS encoding response regulator transcription factor, translated to MKKIYRIAVLDDHALIPEAIRALLTGQEKYQYTQGFKSSEALIEYLNNDNFIDVLLLDIQLDGEDGIHLCENLHGKFSDITIIMLSSNTQSAIVMDALKKGAKGFLPKNIDDITLIEALDETLSGKTYIHKEISLIPTITKTSQFDYIPKLTRREREVLKLILEEMTTSEIALTLHISASTVESHRASLFSKTGSKNVVGLIKFTLEKGLLSA